One Myotis daubentonii chromosome 17, mMyoDau2.1, whole genome shotgun sequence genomic window, CTGGGCCTCCACTGGACTCCAGGCCCCAGGGACAGCAAAGGGGAGAGCAAGAGTCGCCTTCCATGCTTTCTCTCCACTGGCCCCTGGGTGGGTGTCTGCCCTTAGGCCAGGAGCTCCCAGGGAGGGTGCCTCGCAGACACACATCTCCGTGGGCCAGTGTGAGGGACCACTGTGCAGGGGAGGGGTCAGTGTGGGAGGAGGGGCTCCCTGTGTGGTTCTGAGGACCCTGCCAAGCTGCCTGTGGATCACAGGCTTTGCTGGGAGGCTCTGCAGGTGCAGGCCCTCTGCTCTCCCCCGACCCTGAACTGAACGCTTCTGCCTGAGCTGGGGGCTTATCCCAGTGAGAGGGACGACAGTAGATTCCAGCCGGGCCCTGTGGGCCTGGTCCCTCCTGCGGGGCTCTGGTTGGGACAGCAGGTACGGCCCACATCTACCATCTGCCGACTGGCCAAGCGGGTGGACAGCACTGGGCATTTCCTAggacctgctcctgctcctggcgGCCATGTGTCCTCAGAGCAAGCAGGTTCTCTCCATCACTTGCACAGCAGCCCAGTTGATACCTGGGAGTTGACTGGGCCCTAACTGCTGCCCCTTCCTGCAGGATGTGGGGGCCCCTGAGTGGGGAAGGCTGTGCACATGGGAAAGACAAGACTTGAGGTGCAGGAACAACTCTGAGAGTCCAGGCTCAGGAGTGGGGGGCAGCAGTTTTCACTGAGGATCTGAGCCGCCTGGCTGTGCCtagtggggagggggagctggtggGGTGTGGGCTGCACAGCCCTGGGACTTGCGTACGTGTGTGGGGGTGCAGGCTGAGTGCAGCTGCCTGTCCCCCCAGCACTGCAGTGGATGCTCTGCGGGCCGTGCTGCTGCGGGGCGGCAGCGAGGACGTGGTGCAGCGTGTGGAGCtggaggggggctgggagctgctgaGCACCTCCGCAGGGCATGAGGATGGGGTGGCCCGGCTGGCCAGGTGAGCACTGTGGGCAGCCCCTGTTGAGGCAATGGCTAGGGGCCCTGGGACCCACAGGGAGGCACACGTGAGGCCCCCTAGTGGTAGAGCTTCCTGAGTGCTCAGCCTGAGAGCAGGTACCCCTGAGGGCCACACccctgcggggtgggggtggggaagcatAAAGACAGCTGTGCACATCAGGTTGTGTGGACTGTGCAGGGGCGGGTTGGGGAGAGGAGCCCCCATGGAGCCTGGTGAGGTGGCTAGGAGGGGCATGTCTGAGTGGGAGGATAGGAAGAACCTGGCAGGGGGCACAGGTTCATGGGACCGAGGGCTCTGATGTGGAGGAGGCCTCCCCCTTCCATGGGGGAGGTGGCCTAGGATGGGCTCCGGGTTGGCCCAACCCCACCCTTGCATGGCGTGGCCTCCTCCCCCAGTGCCATGGCAAAGTTTGCAGGCCCCCGGCTGCCCCTGGTGATGAAGGCGCTGCTGGGCGCACAGAGCAGTGTGTACGAGGCCCAGAGGGTCACCTCCACAGCCTTCCTGGCCGAGGTAGGTGCTGCTTGCTCTGATGGCTACCAGGGCCCTAGAGGGAGGGCAGCCCCCACAGGCTGGCACTGACCTGGCTTtgcccagcccccagggccaTGCCTGGtgccatccctgctctgtgccagtaGCACCGACAGTGCTGACGACTTGCCCAGGCCACGCCATGGGGCCGGGTGGGCTGGGGCCAGAAGGTGGGAAGGACAAGGGGAGGCCTTTAGCCTAGCTTGGTCCTTAGCTGACCTTTGCAGCATCTACCTCACAGTGGCCTGGGACTCGGCTGCCCAGTGCACTGGGGAGCGTTGGGGAGGGGGCTGTTGGGTGGTTGGTGCAGCCCTGAGGGGTCAGGCCAGGGAGTGAGGCCCTGGGAAGAGGTCACACTCCCCTGCCTCCAGCTGCTCACCAGCAACGTAGTGAACGACCTGATGCTCCTGGAGTCGCTGCTGGACAACCTGGCCGCCCGGCAGAAGGACCCGTGTGCCAGTGTGCGGCGGCTGGTGCTCCGCGGCCTGGCCAACCTCGCCTCCGGCTCCCCCGATAAGGTGAGTTGCCCGCCAGCCCCTGGGGTCGACTGTGAGGGACAGTGGAGCTGTGGTCCGGGAGACCCAGGCAgatgtggggggtgtgtgtggagacTGCCTGGTGCACGGGGTCTAGAGATTCTGTGAACCAACCGTGTGACAGGCCCCAGGGCTTGGTGACCTGGGGACACAGCTGAGTGCAGGGCGTCCCCAGGTGCGGGCCCATGGCCCCCAGCTCCTGACAGCCATGATCAGCGGGCTGGACGACGGGGACGGCCCGCACAGCCTGGTGGCCCTGGAGGCCATGGCAGGCCTGGCCAAGCTGCTGGGCCTGGTGGAGCCCGAGGACCTGCGCGCGGTGCTGCTGCACACGGCCATCCGCATCCGGCCCTTCTTCGACAGTGTAGGTGGGCGGGGACGGGGAGGGAACCCACTCCCAGCCAGGCACCTGCTCCTGGCCCTCCTGCTCCCTGGgtccccctggctccctcccagagcgtggctgtggcctgggaggccCAATGTTATGCTGGCACGGCCCCACCTCTGCTCCCGGTGTCCGCCCGTCAGGCCCCTGGCAGGCgggcagcacccacagcacaAGGACAAGGATGTGGAGGGGAAGGGCCCAGGGCTCGGTGCTGTGGTTGGCAGGGCTGGGAGTGCCCGGGGGTGACACCTATGTCCCCACAGGAGAAGATGGAGTTCCGCTCTGTGTCCATCCGCCTCTTTGGGCACCTCAACAAGGCCTGCCACGGGGCCTGTGAGGACGTCTTCCTGGAGCAGGTGGTGGGGGGGCTGGTGCCCCTGCTGCTGCATctgcgggacccccaggcctctgtggctgctgtgagtggccggcaggggaggggagagccagctggggctggggctggggctggggctgggacgggCAGGGCACTGAGTGCTGCCCCGCAGGCCTGCAGGTTTGCCCTGCGCATGTGCGGCCCCAACCTGGAGTGTGAGGAGCTGGCCGACGTCTTCCAGAAGCACCTGCAGGACGGCCGTGGCCTGCACTTTGGGGAGTTCCTCAATGCCGCCTGCAAGCACCTggtgagggggtgggtgtgggaggtgtGAACTGCGTGGGTGTGACCGTGTGGGGTGTGCCTGACTGGCTGGCCGGCCTCTGCAGATGTGCTACTTCCCGGACCTGCTGGGCCGCCTGGTGAGCACCAGCCTGTTCTACTTCAAGAGCAGCTGGGAGGACGTCCGAGCGGCTGCCCCCATGCTCACAGGTGAGtgtcctcctctctgcccctccccagagcCTGACCCTCCCCctgaccccagcccctgcccacaggGTTCCTGGTGCTGCATGTGGAGCCCCAGCAGCAGTCGCAGGTGGACCTGGAACAGCTCACTGCCGGTgagcagcaccccctcccccgccaggttagggccctggggccccctgccacccccacctgtCTGGCTGCACAGGGTTCCCACTGACCCTGTGGGCACCAGGGGGGACTAAGTGATTTTCCTGGATTTCAAGGATTTTTTCCCTGTCACTGGTGACCTCATCGTCTCTAGTAATTCACGGAAACTTCTTAACTGTTCCAAAAGAGcttaaaaaacactaaaaaaggaaaaactatctTTCCGTTGGCTCCTGAGCCCTCCCAGCAGAGGCCTGTCTTACGAGGGTGGTAGGCGGGTGGCCCCACGCACCGGGTGAGGAGTGCTCCATGGGGTCCTGCgccaggaagggggtgggacaAGTCCTAGCACTGCCTGAGTGGGTCCCTGGCTCAGAGTCAGTTCTTGAAGGGCCACGGAGGCGCCCCAATGCAGcttcctgtcccccagccctgcagcTCCTACTCAAGGACCCAGCCCCCAAGGTGCGAGTGAAAGCTGCCGAGACTCTGGGCCGCCTGGTGAAGTTCGCCTGAGGCTCCGGCATGCTGCCCCCGACAAGCAGCACCgccagggctggcctgggcctcagaGTGCCTGCCCCGGCCACACGGGACCAAGCAGGGCGGGCAGtctgtgcgcccccccccccccccccccgcttccaaTAAAGCTGTTCACTCCTCAGCAGGTGACCAGGGGTGCAATGCGTGGCCTTTCCTTGTGGGACAGGCCAGCTGGTCCCCCACTGGGAAGACTGAGTGTGAGGTGTGGGGGGTCGCTAGTCAGGAATCAAATGCAAGGCCACACCACCAGTCCGGGGAGAAGCGTCTCTATTGAGGGCTCTGAGCCGGTGCCTGGACCCAGCACAGGCAGGGCTTCTAGGAGAAGAGGCGGACGGTGCCATCAGCCCCTGAGGAGAAGACCCACGGCTGGGTGGGGTGGAAAGCAACATCCAGCACGCCCAGGTCTCGGGTCAGCTTGTGCCCCCTCAGCACCTTCACCGGCACCAGCAGGGGGTTCTGCAGCAGGTCgctgtgggagaggggagggttcAGACCGGGGCAGTCCCCTGGGGGGCAGTCCCCTGGGGAGACAGTCGTCAGCACTCACTTGTACACCATCCCATGGCAGACAATGACACTGCCGTCGTCGGAGCCGGAAGCAAAGAGCGGATACCGGGGGTGGAAGGCCACTGCCCGCAGGGCCTTCTTGTGGTGCCTGGAAAGGGGACCTGATTGAGGGCAGGCCGGGGAAGGGGTTGTGGGGGACGGCCCAGCGGATGACAGCCTCCCGCCCATGCACGCTCACGCGAGCACAGGGCCTCACCTCAGCACTCGGTAAGGCTTGGTGGAAAGGTCCAGGTCAAACCACACCAGCTTGCTGTCGTAGCTGCCGCAGATGAGGTTGTCACCTGGGAGCAGACATGGTGGTGGGAACCTGGTGCCTGGTCATGCCACCCAAGGGGTGTGTCCCCCatgccccacccctcacctgcaGGGTGCACAGCCATGCTGGACACCCACTTGCAGTTGGGCATCAGCTTCTTGGTGAGCTCCTGGCGCAGCAGGTGGTACAAGCGGACGCTGCGTTGGGAGGCCACCAGCAGGAAGGGCCGGACGGGGTGGAAGGCCACGCGCTGTACCTGCCCGTGGCTGCGGCGGAAGGGGCTCTGGCTGCGGCGGCGGCTCAGCTGGTGGATCAGCACTTgggtgtggccctgggtggccaGCACCACGGCCATGTAGTCCCCACGCCCATGCCAGGTCACCTGGGTCACCGGCTGCAGGAGGTGAGGTTGGCTGAGCaggccctcctctgccccctgcaACCCCACACCCCACGCCCCTCATCCTCCCATGCCCCACACCTTGCCGTGGCAGATGCGCAGCCTCAAGCCCCCCTGGCGCTCCTCCTCTGAGGCTTCCAGCCAGCGGGCgggctgcagggcaggctccTCAGGTGGGGTGAAGGTGCCCAGCAGCTGGTCCGTGCTGCCCACTACCAGCCGGTCCCCCAGGGCTGGGTTCAACAGCAGCACCGTGTCCTCCCTGCAGGCAGAGCCGAGCGTGGCCACTCAGACAGGCAGTCCCTGCTGCCCgccccctttccccacccagcCTCGCACTTACACAGCCACGGCCACCAGGCAGATGGTGGGGTTGGGGTTCCACGACACACTCTTCACCACGCCCCCCACAGGCACAGTCCTCATGCAGCGGGCAGTAGCTACCTCCCAGAGCCGCACGGAGCCATCATCTGAGCCTGGACACAGCAGATGGGCCCTCAGCACCCACCCTCCCAACCAGGCCCCCATGTTGGGGTTCCCCCACTTTAGGCCCACCTGAAGCCAGCCACTGGCCCCCCGGGGAGACACTCAGGCAGCGGACGAGGTCGCTGTGGCCCCTGTAGACCTGCAGAGAAGGGGCAGTGAGGACATGGACAGCTCGCTCCCAGGAGtgtgctccccccgccccctgcttacCAGGGCCTGGCATGTGGGGAAAGGCTGCAGGTCCCGTGGGCGAGGCAGTTTGGGGATGAGGTCTTCAGGGTCCACATTCACCTGAGGCAGGGAAGCACGTGGTCATCttgtgtccctccctcccccccagacgCCCCCACCCAAGAATCCCGCCTCCGTGTACCCTCATCTTGCGCTGCCGCGGGCACAGATAGAGATCCAGGCAGCGCTCAAAGCGCTCATGGATGAAGCGGCCATAGGCGGGCACGGCCCGAAGGCTTGGGAACTTGCGTGGCAGGAAGTTGAGCTTCCGCTCACTGggctcctgctgctcccaggccaggctCTGTGGACACAGAGAGGGGGGTGAGCTGGGGCCAGGGCCCAGGACACAAACCCCACCTGAGCCAGACCCACCTCCTCCTCGCTGGGCAGGTACTCGGGGGGCGGGTTGTAGGACTCGGCATGGCCCGGCAGGGCCAGCTTGGGCGCCGGCACATGCATCTTGTGACGTCCCAGCACGGCATTGGGGTCCTCCTGAGCCCACAGGTCATAGAAGCTGGGGGCAGGGTCACGGGGCCGGCGAGGCTGGATCCAGCCCATCTTGATCGCGTGCACCATGCGCGACACCTGCAGACAGATGTggtcagggcagggcagggcagggcaggcagtgTGGCTGCACCTGGAGGAGGGCACTCACCTTTTCCTTCTCCACCAGGGACGGGATGAAGCTGCGCTTGTCGGCGGGGCGGTTGGTCACAGGGTGGATCATGAGGTCCCCACTGAAGAAGTCCACAGCCGGCTGGGGAGACGAGCACAGGCTGTGGCCAGGTCCCTACAGTGTCCCGACCCCGGGGCCAGCCACAGCCACCTACCTCGTACGGGTCAAAGCTTGCATCCCCAAACTGGCCCCTCTGCAGCCGCTGTACCAAGGCCACCTGCTCATCTGTCAGCCGCACGTCGTGCCCCGTCATCCGGTCCTGCACTGTGCGCCTGGGGGACCACCCATcagagcccagctcccagcccccatccctcatcccccatcctgccccccagGCTCACCAGTAATCAGGGTCATCCATCTTGTCCAGAAACTGGTCCAGCTCATCGCGGGTTCGCACGGGCTTATAGATGCGCCTGCCATCCAGGTCATAGCCCACGTGTGGGAAGTCATCGTACCACTGCAGGGGCACGTTGCCCACGGTGTTCCGCACGTCCtagggcagcaggcagcaggtcAGCACTGCAAAGCCATCGTGCCACCTCCCCGCCCTTTTCAAGCCTCTCAGagacagggggggggggggggcgagaacCAGGGGACAGGCCTCAAGGCAGGACCAGGCACCCCGACACGTGCCTGCCCTGGGCGTGACGTGGCACAGGGGCCAGGCTGCCCCCCTTCAGCCCAGAGACTCCGGAGCTGCACCTCACATTTTCCATGAAGTGGTGCCGACCCTGAGCCCCCCCCCGGATTCCCTGGCCAAGGCTCTGGAGCCACAGACAAGGGTGAGCTCATCGCGTGGGCTCCCTCCCCTGGCAGGGCCTTAAGCAAAAATGGGCAGCCACAGGCAGGGAAGACCCCGCCAACCCCTCCAAGGGGAGGCAGAGGCCACTGCATGCTGCCTACAGGCATGCAAAGACCCCCCAGCTACCCCCATCCTGTCCGCCACCCCTTATGGGCAGAGCAGCCGCATTCCTGGACACACATTCCTGGTCGAGGCCCCTGCCAgccaccaccctccctccacccagccctgagACTGCTGCCCAGGCGCCGCTTCCTGCAACAGTAGCCACAGGGGGAGGGGCCCGGAGGAGAGTGAGCCCAGCTGGGAGCCCAGGCCCTTGCAGGACAGAACCCTCTGCACCTGCCCACCGGCCTTAGCACTCCCAGCACGGGCACCCGTGTGCCCGTTCAGTGCCAGGAGCCCCTTCCTTCTCTGCACAGGGTGGGGCCTCCAGTGCTCGGCCATTTCTGAACTggacagatggggggggggggcggatcctggggcagggggtgtggaggggcaTTCGGAGGCTTCTCCAGAGAAGAGGCATGAGCCAGGAAAGGGGGGGTGGTTTCCAGGCAGAGGACACAGCTTGTGCCAGACCTGGAGGGTACAGCTGATgccaggtgggggcaggtgcagaGGAGGCTGTGTGCCACCAGGGGACCCCACGTGTAAATGTTAGGGGGCGTTGCAGGAACTGGGGCTGAACTGTAGCTCCTCAATAATCCTCtgtggccccccccccaccccctgcactccTGGCACAAAAGGCCCAAGTGTAcatgggagggagagacagacagggtGTGGCCAGGCGCCGGGGCCAGGGCAGCTGGGTTAACTTGGTCATGCCAGAGAAAAAGGCTGGGGTCGTGGGTCCCCTTTGACCCTCCTGCCCGGCT contains:
- the BOP1 gene encoding ribosome biogenesis protein BOP1; the protein is MVGARGTGCAGAAAGARPGKRPQEPEPASEEPSLLWARAPSLGDGSDSGLSDSEESVFSGLEDSGSGSSEDSTEGQDGASGDEGHGRTEKTAEQQAVSTPSSPPRTEAVAGAQDEYAEDSSDEEDVRNTVGNVPLQWYDDFPHVGYDLDGRRIYKPVRTRDELDQFLDKMDDPDYWRTVQDRMTGHDVRLTDEQVALVQRLQRGQFGDASFDPYEPAVDFFSGDLMIHPVTNRPADKRSFIPSLVEKEKVSRMVHAIKMGWIQPRRPRDPAPSFYDLWAQEDPNAVLGRHKMHVPAPKLALPGHAESYNPPPEYLPSEEESLAWEQQEPSERKLNFLPRKFPSLRAVPAYGRFIHERFERCLDLYLCPRQRKMRVNVDPEDLIPKLPRPRDLQPFPTCQALVYRGHSDLVRCLSVSPGGQWLASGSDDGSVRLWEVATARCMRTVPVGGVVKSVSWNPNPTICLVAVAVEDTVLLLNPALGDRLVVGSTDQLLGTFTPPEEPALQPARWLEASEEERQGGLRLRICHGKPVTQVTWHGRGDYMAVVLATQGHTQVLIHQLSRRRSQSPFRRSHGQVQRVAFHPVRPFLLVASQRSVRLYHLLRQELTKKLMPNCKWVSSMAVHPAGDNLICGSYDSKLVWFDLDLSTKPYRVLRHHKKALRAVAFHPRYPLFASGSDDGSVIVCHGMVYNDLLQNPLLVPVKVLRGHKLTRDLGVLDVAFHPTQPWVFSSGADGTVRLFS